A single region of the Brachypodium distachyon strain Bd21 chromosome 3, Brachypodium_distachyon_v3.0, whole genome shotgun sequence genome encodes:
- the LOC100831742 gene encoding protein FAR1-RELATED SEQUENCE 5-like isoform X2, with protein MSGPVPNPWVHGPTPVAALDPAHDPSARQQSVAPAPVPDAVRDPPSSAVVEPSASKPPAATTTQHGVNDQAVHANHVPKEGMVFETEKEAFEFYSSYARNVGFSIRKNHTKSRADGTLCCRYYVCSNEGQPVPSVVQPGRKNRPSTRSGCKARLQFSISREGIWTVQKAVLDHNHFLVGPDMSHTLRTRRRLSESDRQIMNQLRKEGITAADIQRVFQRGAENVPLLKKGSENHYLQPNYAHTLLEYLKNKQSGNPSFFYAAQLNADGRVANFFWADGQAIVDYSCFGDAVSFDTTFERSRFEMPFAPFVGTNHHKQTILFGAALLYDESSESFLWLFQTFLNAMSGKQPATIFTDSSDEILKATRDACMKKGL; from the exons ATGTCCGGTCCCGTCCCCAACCCCTGGGTTCACGGACCTACGCCAGTTGCGGCGTTGGACCCCGCCCACGATCCCTCCGCTCGCCAACAGTCGGTTGCTCCTGCTCCCGTGCCCGACGCCGTTCGCGATCCACCGTCGTCCGCCGTCGTTGAGCCCTCCGCCAGTAAACCGCCTGCTGCCACAACTACTCAACATGGG GTAAATGATCAAGCTGTTCATGCTAATCACGTACCAAAAGAGGGGATGGTCTTTGAGACAGAGAAAGAGGCGTTCGAGTTCTATAGTTCCTATGCTAGAAATGTTGGGTTTAGTATCCGGAAGAACCACACAAAATCGAGAGCCGATGGAACTCTTTGTTGCAGATATTACGTTTGCAGCAACGAAGGGCAGCCAGTGCCGAGTGTTGTGCAGCCTGGGCGTAAAAACCGTCCTTCAACGAGGTCCGGTTGCAAGGCTCGTCTTCAGTTCTCTATCAGTCGAGAAGGTATATGGACAGTGCAAAAGGCTGTGCTTGATCACAACCACTTTCTTGTAGGTCCGGATATGTCTCATACGTTAAGGACACGGCGCCGTTTATCAGAGTCTGATCGACAGATAATGAATCAATTGCGTAAAGAAGGGATTACAGCAGCTGATATACAGAGAGTGTTTCAGCGGGGAGCTGAAAATGTACCTCTTCTGAAGAAGGGTTCTGAGAACCATTACCTCCAACCTAACTATGCACACACATTGCTTGAGTATTTGAAGAACAAGCAATCAGGAAACCCTTCATTCTTTTATGCAGCTCAGCTGAATGCTGATGGTCGAGTAGCAAACTTCTTCTGGGCAGATGGCCAGGCTATTGTGGATTATTCTTGTTTTGGTGATGCTGTGTCTTTTGACACAACGTTTGAAAGAAGCAGGTTTGAAATGCCATTTGCTCCATTTGTGGGAACCAACCATCATAAGCAAACCATTCTTTTTGGAGCTGCCTTGCTATATGATGAATCTTCAGAGTCTTTCCTTTGGCTATTTCAGACTTTTCTTAATGCAATGTCAGGGAAGCAACCGGCAACAATTTTCACAGATTCATCAGATGAAATATTAAAGGCTACTAG AGATGCCTGTATGAAGAAAGGTCTATAG
- the LOC100831742 gene encoding protein FAR1-RELATED SEQUENCE 5-like isoform X1, which translates to MSGPVPNPWVHGPTPVAALDPAHDPSARQQSVAPAPVPDAVRDPPSSAVVEPSASKPPAATTTQHGVNDQAVHANHVPKEGMVFETEKEAFEFYSSYARNVGFSIRKNHTKSRADGTLCCRYYVCSNEGQPVPSVVQPGRKNRPSTRSGCKARLQFSISREGIWTVQKAVLDHNHFLVGPDMSHTLRTRRRLSESDRQIMNQLRKEGITAADIQRVFQRGAENVPLLKKGSENHYLQPNYAHTLLEYLKNKQSGNPSFFYAAQLNADGRVANFFWADGQAIVDYSCFGDAVSFDTTFERSRFEMPFAPFVGTNHHKQTILFGAALLYDESSESFLWLFQTFLNAMSGKQPATIFTDSSDEILKATSFYLILRDACMKKGL; encoded by the exons ATGTCCGGTCCCGTCCCCAACCCCTGGGTTCACGGACCTACGCCAGTTGCGGCGTTGGACCCCGCCCACGATCCCTCCGCTCGCCAACAGTCGGTTGCTCCTGCTCCCGTGCCCGACGCCGTTCGCGATCCACCGTCGTCCGCCGTCGTTGAGCCCTCCGCCAGTAAACCGCCTGCTGCCACAACTACTCAACATGGG GTAAATGATCAAGCTGTTCATGCTAATCACGTACCAAAAGAGGGGATGGTCTTTGAGACAGAGAAAGAGGCGTTCGAGTTCTATAGTTCCTATGCTAGAAATGTTGGGTTTAGTATCCGGAAGAACCACACAAAATCGAGAGCCGATGGAACTCTTTGTTGCAGATATTACGTTTGCAGCAACGAAGGGCAGCCAGTGCCGAGTGTTGTGCAGCCTGGGCGTAAAAACCGTCCTTCAACGAGGTCCGGTTGCAAGGCTCGTCTTCAGTTCTCTATCAGTCGAGAAGGTATATGGACAGTGCAAAAGGCTGTGCTTGATCACAACCACTTTCTTGTAGGTCCGGATATGTCTCATACGTTAAGGACACGGCGCCGTTTATCAGAGTCTGATCGACAGATAATGAATCAATTGCGTAAAGAAGGGATTACAGCAGCTGATATACAGAGAGTGTTTCAGCGGGGAGCTGAAAATGTACCTCTTCTGAAGAAGGGTTCTGAGAACCATTACCTCCAACCTAACTATGCACACACATTGCTTGAGTATTTGAAGAACAAGCAATCAGGAAACCCTTCATTCTTTTATGCAGCTCAGCTGAATGCTGATGGTCGAGTAGCAAACTTCTTCTGGGCAGATGGCCAGGCTATTGTGGATTATTCTTGTTTTGGTGATGCTGTGTCTTTTGACACAACGTTTGAAAGAAGCAGGTTTGAAATGCCATTTGCTCCATTTGTGGGAACCAACCATCATAAGCAAACCATTCTTTTTGGAGCTGCCTTGCTATATGATGAATCTTCAGAGTCTTTCCTTTGGCTATTTCAGACTTTTCTTAATGCAATGTCAGGGAAGCAACCGGCAACAATTTTCACAGATTCATCAGATGAAATATTAAAGGCTACTAG TTTCTATCTGATTTTAAGAGATGCCTGTATGAAGAAAGGTCTATAG
- the LOC100841041 gene encoding 60S acidic ribosomal protein P2A has translation MKYIAAYLLAYLSGNSSTSAEDLTTILESVGCEIDNEKMEFMLSQVKGKDIVELLAAGREKFASVPSGGGGVAVAAAAPASGCAGAAPAAEKKVEKVEEKEESDDDMGFSLFD, from the exons ATGAAGTACATCGCTGCCTATCTGCTTGCTTACCTGTCTGGCAACTCCAGCACATCCGCGGAGGACTTGACCACCATTCTGGAGTCTG TTGGTTGTGAAATTGACAATGAAAAGATGGAATTCATGCTATCACAAGTGAAGGGTAAGGATATTGTTGAGCTCTTGGCTGCTGGTAGGGAGAAGTTTGCTTCAGTTCCatctggtggtggtggtgtagcTGTTGCGGCAGCTGCTCCTGCCAGTGGTTGTGCTGGCGCAGCCCCTGCAGCTGAGAAGAAGGTAGAGAAGGttgaggagaaggaagagagtGATGAT GACATGGGCTTCAGTCTGTTCGACTAA
- the LOC100837694 gene encoding cyanidin 3-O-rutinoside 5-O-glucosyltransferase — protein sequence MAPQHFLVVAFPGQGHINPTRALAERLARAFPGARVTLSAAVSAHRRMFPSLASPDEEIIIPDGASGISYVPHSDGYDDGFNLFAATGDEAWAHVETAARVGRATLSAALDRLAARGRPVTCVVYAMLMWWAADVARERGLPRALYWIQPATMLAVYYHYFHGYEGLITAHAGEPGFTVAMPGLPPMAIRELPSFFTKLADRTLAAAFDDIRKTFQQLDLDTSTGEKPMVLVNTVEALEAGVLASLPGLDLFPVGPAVVSLFADTRRSPGTDTVRDLYEHDDEKRYMEWLDTKPARSVVYVSFGSMSAVSKRQKQEIKRGLAAAGRPYLWVIRKNNRDADEDGDSVEQDAGMVVEWCDQVRVLEHGAVGCFVTHCGWNSTLESVACGAPAVAVPQWSDQDTNARLVAEEWGTGVRAAIDADRVVDAGELARCLEVVMGDTGAAIRGSSAAWKAKVQEAVADGGSSDLHLRTFLGCLDRFISTKET from the coding sequence ATGGCGCCTCAGCACTTCCTGGTGGTGGCGTTCCCCGGGCAAGGCCACATCAACCCGACCCGCGCCCTGGCCGAGCGCCTCGCGCGAGCCTTCCCCGGCGCGCGGGTCACGCTCTCGGCCGCCGTGTCGGCCCACCGGCGCATGTTCCCGTCTCTGGCGTCCCCCGACGAGGAGATCATCATCCCCGACGGCGCCAGCGGCATCTCCTACGTCCCTCACTCCGACGGCTACGACGACGGCTTCAACCTCTTCGCCGCGACCGGGGACGAAGCGTGGGCGCACGTGGAGACCGCCGCGCGCGTGGGCCGGGCCACCCTGTCGGCGGCGCTGGACCGGCTGGCGGCCCGCGGCCGGCCAGTGACCTGCGTCGTCTACGCCATGCTCATGTGGTGGGCCGCCGACGTTGCCCGCGAGCGCGGCCTGCCCCGCGCGCTCTACTGGATCCAGCCGGCCACCATGCTCGCCGTGTACTACCACTACTTCCACGGCTACGAGGGGCTCATCACGGCGCACGCCGGCGAGCCCGGGTTCACCGTCGCCATGCCGGGCCTCCCGCCCATGGCCATCCGCGAGCTCCCCAGCTTCTTCACCAAGCTCGCCGACAGGACCCTCGCCGCGGCGTTCGACGACATCCGGAAGACGTTCCAGCAGCTGGATCTCGACACGAGCACCGGAGAGAAACCCATGGTGCTCGTGAACACCGTGGAGGCATTGGAGGCCGGCGTGCTCGCGTCCCTCCCTGGGCTCGACCTGTTCCCCGTCGGCCCGGCCGTCGTGTCTCTCTTCGCCGACACGAGGAGGAGTCCTGGCACCGACACCGTGCGAGATCTGTACGAGCACGACGACGAGAAGCGCTACATGGAGTGGCTGGACACGAAGCCGGCCCGGTCCGTGGTGTACGTGTCGTTCGGGAGCATGTCGGCGGTGAGCAAGCGGCAGAAGCAGGAGATCAAGCGGGGcctcgcggccgccggccggccgtacCTGTGGGTGATCCGCAAGAACAACAGGGACGCCGACGAGGACGGCGATTCCGTCGAACAGGACGCGGGCATGGTCGTGGAGTGGTGCGACCAGGTGCGGGTGCTGGAGCACGGCGCCGTGGGGTGCTTCGTGACGCACTGCGGGTGGAACTCGACGCTGGAGAGCGTGGCGTGCggcgcgccggcggtggccgtgCCGCAGTGGTCGGACCAGGACACCAACGCGCGCCTCGTGGCCGAGGAGTGGGGCACGGGCGTGCGCGCCGCCATCGACGCCGACAGGGTCGTGGACGCCGGGGAGCTCGCCAGGTGCCTGGAGGTGGTCATGGGGGACACGGGCGCCGCCATACGTGGCAGCTCGGCGGCGTGGAAGGCCAAGGTGCAGGAGGCTGTCGCGGACGGCGGCTCGTCGGACCTTCATCTGAGGACTTTCCTCGGTTGCCTGGACCGGTTTATTAGTACGAAAGAGACTTAG
- the LOC100839215 gene encoding transcription factor HY5 — MQEQGESSRPSSSERSSSSGGHHMEPKEGMESDDEIGMVPELGLEPGGPSTSGRAGGPERAGQSSTAQGSARRRGRTPADKEHKRLKRLLRNRVSAQQARERKKAYLGDLEVKVKDLEKKNSELEERHSTLQNENQMLRQILKNTTVSRRGPSEGQ; from the exons ATGCAGGAGCAGGGAGAGAGCTCGCGGCCTTCCAGCAGCGAGAGGTCGTCCAGCTCCGGCGGCCACCACATGGAGCCCAAGGAAG GGATGGAGAGCGACGACGAGATAGGGATGGTGCCGGAGCTGGGCCTGGAGCCAGGCGGCCCATCCACGTCCGGCAGGGCCGGCGGGCCGGAGCGCGCCGGCCAGTCGTCCACGGCGCAAGgcagcgcccgccgccgcggaagaACGCCGGCGGACAAGGAGCACAAGCGCCTCAAAAG GTTGCTGAGGAACCGGGTATCGGCACAGCAGgcaagggagaggaagaaagcaTATTTGGGTGATCTGGAGGTGAAGGTGAAGGatctggagaagaagaactcaGAGCTGGAAGAGAGGCACTCCACCCTGCAGAATGAAAACCAAATGCTCCGACAG ATACTGAAGAACACCACTGTGAGCAGAAGAGGGCCAAGTGAGGGTCAATAG